TTCTTAATTTCTTTATATTTTTGCTTATTGGCGAAATCTCTCTTGACATTATAGCATCAAAATAATAGTATGTATGTATGAAGTAATCACAATCTATATCTATAACTATGATACAAAATTATTTTGATAATGTAAAGACATTTTTAGGGAGTTTAATTTCAAATGCCCGCGCACGGGAGGGCTTGGGGCAAGGGCATTTACCTTTTTTCTTTTCTAAAAATCATCGGCTCGCCCGCGAAGTGGGCATGGCGGGTGGGCAAAAAGGAAGGGGGTCTGGAGGAAGGAATCTTTGCCCGCCCCATCGTTTGGGGTGGGAAAGCGTTTCCGCAATTCCTGCATCAACAGGAAGGCAAAACAGAAAAATTTTCGTTTTCTTAATTGAAAAAATTTTTGCGAGGGGGCGATTAAAAAATGTTAAGAAAATTTTTCTGTTTTGCTCGTCGACAGGCGAGCGGAAACGCTGGGCGGGTCAATCGGCAAAATCCTCTGGATTTTGCTCAAAGAATGTCCTGACATCGTCCAACAGACACCACTTTGTAGATAAATGCTAACAGCACAAGAAATTAAAAAATTAATCGGACCATATCAGCATAAGAAGTTAATTTTAGCACCTAAGCACTGCGCGCTTGTAGTAATTGACATGCAGAACGACTTTTTTGATCCGGGCTCACCGGCATATACCGAAAATGCCCAAGAAATTGTTCCGAATATCAAAAGATTAATCCAAGTGGCCCGGGAAAGTAAAATCCCGGTAATTTATACGGCGCATGCGCATCAGGATCCGAAAATTGACGGCGGTATGACCGCGCTTTGGTGGGATGAAATAAATTTGAAAAAGAGCTTGGTGGAAGGTACGCGGGGCGCGGCAATTATTCCGGAGCTGGCACCATTACCCCATGAAAAGATAATCTATAAGCATCGTTATTCGGCGTTTTATAATACCGACCTGGAACTTTACTTGCGCGGCCTTAAGGTTACGGATTTAATCGTTACCGGTATTATGACCGAGATCTGCGTTGAATCTACGGTCCGCGAGGCTTTTATGCGTGACTACCGAGTATTTGTGGTGGCTGACGGCACCGCGGCTGGCCAGTGGGAATTACATCTAAATTCCTTAAAGGTAATTGCATATGGTTTTGGATATGTAACTACAACCCAGTCAATTATTCGAAAAATAAAGACAGTCTAGAATACCGCATTGTAGAATAACATATCATTGACTAAATTGTAGTTTTTATTTAAACTTTGAACAATGAAAGGAATTGTATTAGCTGGCGGCCTAGGCACAAGGCTTTTACCTTTAACTAAGATCACCAACAAACACCTGCTCCCAGTCTATGATCAACCGATGATTTATTTCCCAATCCAAAAACTTGTCGAAGCTGGGATTAAAGAAATTATGATTGTCACGGGCGGCAATTCTGCCGGGGATTTCTTGCGGCTCTTAAAAAATGGTAAAGACTTTGGTCTCAGACGTCTTCATTATACGTACCAAGAAGGCGAAGGAGGAATTGCCGAAGCCTTGGGACTTACCGAAGAATTTGCTGAAGGCGAACGAGTGGTGGTAATCTTAGGTGATAATATTTTTGAAGATAACCTGACCCCATATATAAGAGAGTACGAGCAGCAATTAAAGGGCGCCAAAATTCTCCTAAAAGAGGTCCCGAATCCCGAGCGGTTTGGCGTAGCTGAAATCGT
The window above is part of the candidate division WOR-3 bacterium genome. Proteins encoded here:
- a CDS encoding isochorismatase family cysteine hydrolase, whose protein sequence is MLTAQEIKKLIGPYQHKKLILAPKHCALVVIDMQNDFFDPGSPAYTENAQEIVPNIKRLIQVARESKIPVIYTAHAHQDPKIDGGMTALWWDEINLKKSLVEGTRGAAIIPELAPLPHEKIIYKHRYSAFYNTDLELYLRGLKVTDLIVTGIMTEICVESTVREAFMRDYRVFVVADGTAAGQWELHLNSLKVIAYGFGYVTTTQSIIRKIKTV
- a CDS encoding sugar phosphate nucleotidyltransferase — its product is MKGIVLAGGLGTRLLPLTKITNKHLLPVYDQPMIYFPIQKLVEAGIKEIMIVTGGNSAGDFLRLLKNGKDFGLRRLHYTYQEGEGGIAEALGLTEEFAEGERVVVILGDNIFEDNLTPYIREYEQQLKGAKILLKEVPNPERFGVAEIVDGRIVRIVEKPKTFISKYAVTGIYMYDQEVYEVIKTLKPSERGELEITDVNNYYLKKNVLTYNILKGWWQDAGSSFEAYYRAISKVRSWRQKQSS